One genomic segment of Deltaproteobacteria bacterium includes these proteins:
- a CDS encoding SRPBCC family protein: METSGIINASCATLWNLLTDTSRWVEWGPSVLAVECSERYIQLGSKGRVRSALGLWAPFAITEMDDGRYWSWHVFGFPATGHRVDRVDKGVCRLVFQVPIFAASYVIVCRIALHRITRILKSQ, translated from the coding sequence ATTGAGACGAGTGGCATAATCAATGCCTCCTGCGCGACCCTTTGGAATTTGCTCACAGACACTTCCCGCTGGGTGGAATGGGGCCCCTCCGTCCTTGCTGTGGAGTGTTCAGAGCGCTATATCCAATTGGGCTCAAAAGGCCGAGTCCGAAGTGCCCTGGGGTTGTGGGCGCCTTTTGCCATCACTGAAATGGATGACGGCCGATACTGGTCCTGGCATGTCTTTGGGTTTCCTGCAACGGGACACCGTGTGGATCGGGTGGACAAGGGCGTCTGCCGGCTTGTCTTCCAGGTGCCTATCTTCGCTGCATCCTATGTCATCGTGTGTCGTATTGCCCTTCATCGAATCACACGAATTTTGAAGAGCCAGTGA